The Ananas comosus cultivar F153 unplaced genomic scaffold, ASM154086v1, whole genome shotgun sequence genome includes a region encoding these proteins:
- the LOC109705189 gene encoding zyxin-like, translated as MSPRRYARRSVPAPPPVVPEQAGPPVAPESAGPSEVQELRAQVTALTSQVELLQELLERHVAAVAATTVGGRGPPVPSARAPNAAEGVGIAAAPAAAHPPPASAPPAASGSATPDAAAEEMERERSLTALIRLKKFNPPIFEGEKVEPSMVESWIDSMETLFEDLYTSEKDKAENGDAHVREEREASEKDKGKKRPGGSLGGQSSSKKPLKHPRRQSESQGPLRCVICGGEHRAGNCEHKAGRCFRCGQAGHISRQCPEGLSPAPTAASAPAAPRQFGGVPPAAVSTGRAMAPHQLEVTRSAPSSRVFAAQVERPAGVEERYIVP; from the exons aTGTCCCCGAGACGCTACGCACGTAGATCCGTTCCGGCACCACCTCCCGTGGTGCCAGAACAGGCTGGACCTCCGGTAGCGCCAGAGTCAGCTGGGCCTAGCGAGGTGCAGGAGTTACGAGCGCAAGTTACCGCGCTAACCAGTCAGGTCGAGCTGCTCCAGGAACTTTTGGAGCGGCATGTAGCGGCGGTGGCCGCGACGACAGTTGGAGGCCGTGGTCCGCCCGTGCCCTCAGCTCGCGCGCCTaatgcggctgagggtgtggGCATTGCGgcagctccggcggcggcgcatCCCCCGCCAGCAAGTGCTCCTCCGGcagcttcgggttcggcgacaccCGATGCGGCCGCCGAGGAGATGGAGCGAGAGCGCTCGTTGACGGCTCTTATCAGactcaagaagttcaacccaccaaTCTTTGAAGGGGAGAAAGTGGAGCCGTCgatggtggagtcatggattgactcaATGGAGACACTTTTTGAGGATCTCTATACCTCTGAGAaagacaag GCGGAGAATGGTGATGCCCACGTGCGAGAAGAGCGCGAGGCGTCCGAAAAAGACAAGGGGAAGAAACGACCTGGCGGTAGCTTGGGGGGACAGTCTAGTTCCAAGAAGCCCCTGAAGCATCCGAGGAGACAGTCCGAGAGCCAGGGACCCCTAcgatgtgtgatctgcggtggggAGCATCGCGCAGGAAACTGTGAGCATAAGGCGGGACGGTGCTTCAGGTGTGGTCAGGCGGGGCATATTAGCCGTCAGTGCCCAGAGGGATTGTCGCCTGCCCCGACTGCAGCATCCGCCCCGGCGGCTCCGAGGCAGTTTGGTGGAGTTCCGCCTGCTGCCGTATCCACGGGACGTGCGATGGCGCCGCATCAGCTTGAGGTGACCCGGTCGGCTCCGAGTAGTCGAGTGTTTGCCGCTCAAGTGGAGCGACCTGCTGGGGTCGAGGAGCGTTACATCGTgccag